The proteins below come from a single Mya arenaria isolate MELC-2E11 chromosome 6, ASM2691426v1 genomic window:
- the LOC128237346 gene encoding protein DGCR6-like, producing MAEYIPTEIQNTAKLLREEYERREQQQKKHYFLFTQLQDMAREIPGKYQQRLPYDLLSGLANALLDGTVFQIVNGLREVQEWEERAMAQQRTKLIQDHKTQKHELQKKHKALLQDCQARPHNLTLTKAQIDREMETTYKRCEEEIRKKDQKIILELDQKVMDQQSTLEKAGVSGFCVTNKPLDIRMQMYLLDFIVRLSKLEMPS from the exons atgGCAGAATATATACCCACGGAGATTCAAAACACGGCGAAGTTGTTAAGAGAGGAGTATGAACGGCGAGAACAACAACAGAAGAAACATTACTTCCTGTTTACACAGCTTCAGGACATGGCCCGAGAAATACCAGG AAAGTACCAGCAGCGGCTACCCTATGACCTGCTGTCAGGTCTTGCCAATGCGCTGCTAGATGGCACAGTGTTCCAGATTGTTAATGGACTGCGGGAGGTGCAGGAATGGGAAGAGAGAGCCATGGCACAGCAGAGGACCAAACTCATCCAAGACCACAAGA CCCAGAAGCACGAGTTACAGAAGAAACATAAGGCCCTGCTGCAGGACTGCCAGGCCCGGCCTCACAATCTCACTCTCACCAAGGCACAGATTGACAGAGAAATGGAG ACTACATACAAGCGATGTGAGGAGGAGATTCGAAAGAAAGATCAGAAGATAATCTTGGAGCTTGACCAGAAGGTGATGGATCAACAGTCCACCTTGGAGAAAGCTGGTGTATCTGGCTTCTGTGTTACCAATAAACCCCTGGATATTCGCATGCAAATGTACCTCCTTGACTTCATTGTACGTTTGTCTAAACTTGAGATGCCTtcttga